A window from Triplophysa dalaica isolate WHDGS20190420 chromosome 3, ASM1584641v1, whole genome shotgun sequence encodes these proteins:
- the LOC130418035 gene encoding cerebellin-2-like — translation MKIPAALNMFLLLCVGASLAQDSITPQRINNIEERLRVTEAILGELKRENEALRSFTQASEIKLQSLQAENTARKVAFSAGLLNSGPQHTGPFEESRTLVYQKIFSNIGNAYDSNTGIFTAPVKGVYFFRFYGHSHVGNTMAVSLYKNNEQQCSVYFHKTQSAPNGNGSNGVVLTLEKADKVHTELWKDSWVYDDEASFTSFSGFMLFPL, via the exons ATGAAGATCCCTGCGGCTCTAAATATGTTCTTGTTGCTCTGTGTTGGGGCTTCGCTGGCTCAAGATTCAATTACACCACAAAGAATTAACAATATTGAAGAAAGACTGAGAGTCACAGAGGCCATTCTGGGGGAATTGAAGAGAGAGAACGAAG CTTTGAGGAGTTTTACACAAGCCTCAGAAATCAAGCTTCAGTCTTTACAAGCAGAAAATACAG CCAGAAAGGTTGCCTTTTCAGCTGGACTTTTAAACTCTGGACCACAACACACTGGACCCTTTGAAGAATCAAGAACTCTGGTCTACCAAAAAATCTTCAGTAACATTGGAAATGCATATGATTCAAACACTg GCATTTTCACAGCACCAGTAAAAGGAGTCTATTTCTTCAGATTTTATGGTCATTCACATGTAGGGAACACAATGGCGGTCAGTCTTTATAAGAATAATGAACAGCAATGCTCCGTGTATTTTCACAAGACCCAGAGCGCTCCCAATGGTAACGGCAGCAATGGTGTTGTTCTTACACTGGAGAAGGCCGATAAGGTGCACACAGAGCTGTGGAAAGACAGCTGGGTTTATGACGATGAGGCCAGCTTCACCAGTTTCAGTGGTTTCATGCTTTTCCCTTTATAA
- the LOC130418030 gene encoding mannose-binding protein-like, whose amino-acid sequence MTMLKQYLCAAVLLLIMFGLDDLSAASESSCPVSAGVPGTPGLNGSPGRDGRDGLPGPKGDPGVSAHGPPGEMGPAGPKGDKGNSDLRGSDVQGTILAKLQSAVKYVKDRLTVIEKIFEFHIFRKVGKKFYVNNGQVVNFEKAKSICSDVGAKVVLPRNEDENKALASMSFWRGSSKTYIGATDKDKRGRYLDMSNQPLTFTNWTVYKPNYDKGAEDCVVVENGVWNYFSCSLEANVVCEL is encoded by the exons ATGACAATGTTAAAGCAGTATTTATGTGCTGCTGTGCTGCTCCTGATAATGTTTGGGCTGGATGATCTATCAGCCGCCTCTGAGAGCAGCTGTCCAGTCTCAGCTGGGGTGCCAGGCACACCGGGACTAAACGGAAGCCCTGGACGGGACGGCAGAGATGGGCTTCCTGGGCCCAAAGGAGATCCAG GAGTTAGTGCTCATGGACCTCCAGGTGAAATGGGACCAGCCGGTCCAAAAGGAGATAAAGGAAATTCTGATCTACGAg GCAGTGATGTTCAAGGCACGATATTGGCAAAACTTCAGTCAGCTGTCAAATACGTAAAGGACAGACTCACTGTCATAGAAAAAA TCTTCGAATTTCACATATTCAGGAAAGTGGGAAAGAAATTTTATGTGAACAATGGGCAGGTGGTGAATTTCGAAAAGGCAAAAAGCATCTGCTCTGACGTTGGGGCGAAAGTTGTCCTGCCACgaaatgaagatgaaaataaAGCGCTAGCGTCAATGAGCTTCTGGCGTGGATCTTCGAAAACCTACATCGGTGCAACAGACAAGGATAAGAGAGGCCGTTACCTTGATATGTCTAACCAACCTCTAACTTTCACCAATTGGACAGTATATAAACCGAATTATGATAAGGGGGCAGAGGACTGTGTAGTTGTTGAAAATGGTGTATGGAATTACTTTAGTTGTTCTCTTGAGGCTAATGTGGTGTGTGAACTATAA
- the LOC130418029 gene encoding mannose-binding protein-like, translated as MTMLKQYLCAAVLLLIMFGLDDLSAASESSCPVTAGVPGTPGLNGSPGRDGRVGRDGLPGPKGDPGVSAHAPPGEMGPAGPKGEKGNSYLPGSDVQSTMMAKLQSAVEYLTDRLTVLEKIFEFRSVKNVGKKYLVNNFLVANFEKAKSICSDVGAKVVLPQNEDENKALASMRFFSGSSNIFIGATDKDKRGRYLDMSNQPLTFTNWKVYKPNYDKGAEDCVVVKDGVWNYFNCSLEANVVCEL; from the exons ATGACAATGTTAAAGCAGTATTTATGTGCTGCTGTGCTGCTCCTGATAATGTTTGGGCTGGATGATCTATCAGCCGCCTCTGAGAGCAGCTGTCCAGTCACAGCTGGGGTGCCAGGCACACCGGGACTAAACGGAAGCCCTGGACGGGACGGCAGAGTTGGAAGAGATGGGCTTCCTGGGCCTAAAGGAGATCCAG GAGTTAGTGCTCATGCACCTCCAGGTGAAATGGGACCAGCCGGTCCAAAAGGAGAGAAAGGAAATTCTTATCTGCCAg GCAGTGATGTTCAAAGCACAATGATGGCAAAACTTCAGTCAGCTGTCGAATACCTAACAGACAGACTCACAGTCTTAGAAAAAA TCTTCGAATTTCGTTCGGTCAAGAATGTTGGAAAGAAATATTTGGTGAACAATTTTCTGGTGGCGAATTTCGAAAAGGCAAAAAGCATCTGCTCTGACGTTGGGGCGAAAGTTGTCCTGCCacaaaatgaagatgaaaataaAGCGCTAGCGTCAATGAGATTCTTCAGTGGatcttcaaatatcttcatcGGTGCAACAGACAAAGATAAGAGAGGCCGTTACCTTGATATGTCTAACCAACCTCTAACTTTCACCAATTGGAAAGTATATAAACCGAATTATGATAAGGGGGCAGAGGACTGTGTGGTTGTTAAAGACGGTGTATGGAATTATTTTAACTGTTCTCTTGAGGCTAATGTGGTGTGTGAACTATAA